A section of the Flaviflexus equikiangi genome encodes:
- the dapA gene encoding 4-hydroxy-tetrahydrodipicolinate synthase — MGRTPSRTFGSVGVAMATPFAPDGSLDIPAARQLAAHLVEEGADCLILSGTTGESPTTHQPEKDALVREVVAEIGDRAMIVAGAGSNDTAHGVRIAAGAAKSGAQGLLIVSPYYSKPSQEGIYQHISAIASATDLPVMVYDIPGRTGVKISDETFDRLAENPQIKAVKDAAGDLPRGIATSRRTGLEFYSGDDGLNLPWLTIGASGIVSVVGHVAARRYRAMVDAVDAHDLESAQQIDNDLHVLVDAIMGGGQGAVMAKEALAMLGVLPSPTVRLPLVGASQAELDSLRRALTQRGYLS, encoded by the coding sequence ATGGGTAGAACACCGTCACGTACTTTCGGCTCCGTTGGAGTGGCTATGGCAACGCCATTCGCCCCCGACGGCTCGCTCGACATTCCTGCAGCTCGTCAACTTGCTGCTCATCTGGTGGAAGAAGGAGCCGACTGCCTGATCCTGTCAGGCACCACCGGCGAATCGCCGACCACTCATCAGCCCGAGAAGGATGCACTCGTCAGGGAAGTCGTTGCCGAAATCGGTGACAGGGCGATGATCGTTGCGGGTGCCGGGTCGAACGACACCGCACACGGCGTTCGGATCGCCGCTGGGGCCGCCAAGTCGGGGGCGCAAGGCCTCCTCATCGTCTCCCCCTACTATTCGAAGCCTTCCCAGGAGGGCATCTATCAGCACATCTCGGCCATCGCCTCCGCGACCGATCTGCCGGTCATGGTCTATGACATTCCCGGCCGCACCGGCGTGAAGATCTCCGATGAGACATTCGACCGGTTGGCGGAGAACCCCCAGATCAAGGCGGTCAAGGATGCTGCCGGTGACCTGCCCCGCGGCATCGCCACCTCGCGGCGCACAGGCCTCGAGTTCTACTCGGGCGATGATGGCCTGAACCTGCCGTGGCTGACGATCGGCGCCTCCGGCATCGTTTCCGTCGTCGGCCACGTCGCTGCGCGCCGCTACCGTGCGATGGTCGACGCCGTCGACGCACACGATCTCGAGTCCGCCCAGCAGATCGACAACGACCTGCATGTGCTCGTCGACGCGATCATGGGAGGCGGCCAGGGTGCCGTCATGGCGAAAGAAGCGCTCGCCATGCTCGGCGTGTTGCCCAGTCCGACGGTCCGCCTGCCACTCGTGGGAGCAAGCCAGGCAGAGCTCGATTCCCTGCGACGGGCGCTGACCCAGCGCGGATACCTGTCGTAG
- a CDS encoding GNAT family N-acetyltransferase codes for MTSALPDSFVRPAIVSDVPTIGEIHETTMTSTLEAALGHALPADVAQHVTGDNLAKNWSESVTAPPSPAYRILTAVEGAAIVGFAAMAPADQALAGEADDSTGILEILALEVPPRHGRKGHGSRMLAAIADQAEQDRVAEMQVWIVVGDEAKTRFFDSAGFAPRGIQRSLELGAERVTEQCWYTIMGDAEPESV; via the coding sequence GTGACTTCAGCCCTACCTGATTCTTTTGTCCGCCCCGCGATCGTCTCCGACGTGCCCACGATCGGGGAGATTCACGAAACGACGATGACCTCCACTCTCGAGGCTGCTCTCGGACATGCCCTGCCCGCAGACGTCGCCCAGCACGTGACCGGAGACAATCTCGCCAAGAACTGGTCCGAGTCCGTCACGGCACCTCCCTCCCCCGCGTACCGCATCCTCACTGCCGTCGAGGGAGCCGCGATCGTCGGATTCGCTGCCATGGCACCGGCCGATCAGGCCCTGGCAGGCGAAGCGGATGACAGCACCGGGATCCTGGAGATTCTCGCCCTCGAGGTGCCGCCGCGCCACGGCCGGAAGGGACACGGCTCGCGCATGCTGGCCGCGATTGCCGACCAGGCCGAACAGGACCGCGTGGCGGAGATGCAGGTGTGGATCGTTGTCGGCGACGAGGCCAAGACTCGGTTCTTCGACAGTGCGGGCTTCGCGCCGCGAGGCATCCAACGCAGTCTCGAACTCGGGGCCGAGCGCGTGACAGAACAGTGCTGGTACACGATCATGGGCGATGCCGAGCCGGAATCGGTCTAG